A stretch of the Saprospiraceae bacterium genome encodes the following:
- a CDS encoding gliding motility-associated C-terminal domain-containing protein codes for MKSSCYLNRVIAISICIIAFASQIFATHNRAGEISYTQLSDLSIRAVVTTYTKTSSVSADRDSISIAWGDGSFSNVVRINGNGQILPNNIKKNVYIAEHSYPGRGSYLISVQDPNRVDNILNIDPPNSVNIPFYIQTSVSLLNLLFQYPNHSVQLLQEPIDFACVGKAFTHNPAAYDEDGDSLSFELGIPLMATGTIVPNYFYPNQIQAGLNNNISLDSKDGTFRWTSPQKAGEYNIVIIVHEYRKGIRISSTMRDMQIFVRNDCRDNQPPFIQTITDTCVVAGTKLEIPIFAFDPDSLNPKSKIKIEANGAAFYTDPPAQIDQHNQFQNSPIRATLSWQTTCSHVRKEYYFVVLKVTDNYLDTTGLAYLHTIRIKVVGPAPENLSSKPEQNSIRLQWQKPYDCETFDDIFRGFSVWRKEQSTILTHDTCHPGLPVNLYTQIAYLTKNVQGNQYYYIDSLVQKSKFYCYRVLGEFAKINASGYPVNFESSLHSNETCNSLAIENPVLLNVDVQRTDSLTGQVNVKWLKPDPLAFDTIRNSGPYLLTIEHKIANTNWNNIPQSIKTYTYFNTNWDTLFLHQNINTKAFQHNYRVQLLPANQSDHRSDSAQSIYLTLQPNDKSIQLNWYAKTPWTNYKFIILRLNENTQAFDSIGTTSLNTYTDNQLQNQKLYCYKIKAYGTYGILSIEQPLLNHSNEQCAVPEDKKPPCCPVLNVTGPCNQELHQETISNKLNWTNPNLSCTDHDAIGYRLYYYIDSKKVLLTEINDINTLEYEHVLSDIIPNCYGISAFDSLNNECPIIDTVCVQYCPIYKLPNTFTPNQDGSNDIFKPYPFRFVDKIEFKLINRWGKQVFETTDPKINWDGKDESGNPLPDGVYFYSCIIYYSGFQTNLKTKDQLTGFIELLRGKPN; via the coding sequence ATGAAATCCAGTTGCTATTTAAATCGGGTCATTGCAATAAGTATTTGTATCATAGCTTTTGCAAGCCAAATTTTTGCAACACACAACAGAGCCGGCGAAATTTCATATACTCAATTATCCGATTTAAGTATACGCGCTGTCGTCACCACCTATACTAAAACAAGCAGCGTTTCGGCAGACAGAGATAGTATTTCAATTGCCTGGGGAGATGGAAGCTTTTCAAATGTGGTAAGGATAAATGGTAATGGTCAAATATTACCAAACAATATAAAAAAGAATGTGTACATCGCGGAACACAGCTATCCAGGGCGTGGTAGTTATTTGATCAGTGTTCAGGATCCAAATCGTGTAGATAATATCCTTAATATCGATCCACCAAATAGTGTAAATATTCCATTTTATATTCAAACAAGTGTCAGTTTATTGAATTTATTATTCCAATATCCAAATCATTCTGTTCAACTATTGCAAGAACCAATAGATTTTGCATGTGTTGGCAAAGCTTTTACGCACAATCCTGCTGCTTACGATGAAGATGGAGACAGTCTTAGTTTTGAATTAGGAATTCCACTAATGGCTACAGGCACTATCGTTCCTAATTATTTTTATCCAAATCAAATACAAGCTGGACTGAACAATAATATTAGCTTAGATTCAAAAGATGGTACATTCAGATGGACCTCTCCTCAAAAAGCTGGAGAATACAATATTGTAATCATTGTTCATGAATATCGAAAAGGGATAAGAATTAGTAGCACCATGCGGGATATGCAAATTTTTGTTAGGAATGATTGCCGAGACAACCAGCCCCCGTTCATCCAAACTATAACTGATACGTGTGTTGTTGCTGGAACAAAACTGGAAATTCCAATTTTTGCATTTGATCCTGATAGTTTGAATCCTAAGTCTAAAATAAAAATCGAAGCAAACGGAGCAGCTTTCTATACAGATCCACCGGCACAAATTGATCAACACAATCAATTTCAAAATTCCCCTATTCGAGCGACACTGAGTTGGCAAACCACTTGCAGCCATGTTAGAAAGGAATATTACTTTGTTGTACTTAAAGTAACAGATAATTATCTTGACACAACAGGTTTAGCATATTTGCATACCATTCGGATCAAAGTGGTGGGACCTGCTCCAGAAAATTTAAGTTCTAAACCTGAACAGAATTCAATCCGACTTCAATGGCAAAAACCATACGACTGTGAAACTTTTGACGATATTTTTCGCGGATTTTCGGTGTGGAGAAAGGAACAATCTACCATTTTGACACATGACACTTGTCATCCGGGACTGCCAGTGAATTTATATACACAAATAGCATATCTTACGAAAAATGTACAAGGAAATCAATATTACTATATCGACAGCCTGGTGCAAAAATCAAAATTTTACTGTTATAGGGTCCTCGGCGAATTTGCAAAAATCAATGCATCAGGTTATCCCGTAAATTTTGAAAGTAGTTTACATTCAAACGAAACATGTAATTCACTTGCTATTGAAAATCCAGTTTTGTTGAATGTTGATGTTCAACGAACAGATAGCTTAACCGGACAAGTAAACGTTAAATGGTTAAAGCCAGATCCTCTTGCCTTTGATACGATACGTAATTCTGGACCCTACTTGCTAACAATTGAACATAAAATTGCCAATACAAACTGGAATAACATACCACAAAGTATTAAAACTTACACTTATTTTAATACCAATTGGGATACCTTGTTTTTGCATCAAAACATCAATACAAAAGCCTTTCAACACAATTACAGAGTGCAATTGTTGCCTGCAAACCAATCAGATCATCGATCCGACTCTGCTCAAAGCATCTATCTGACTTTACAACCAAATGATAAGTCTATCCAATTAAATTGGTATGCTAAAACCCCTTGGACCAATTATAAATTTATTATACTTCGATTAAATGAAAATACACAAGCATTTGATTCGATAGGAACTACCAGTTTAAATACCTATACAGATAATCAGTTGCAGAATCAAAAATTATATTGTTACAAAATTAAAGCATATGGTACCTATGGAATTCTTAGTATTGAACAACCACTTTTAAATCATTCCAACGAACAATGTGCTGTTCCTGAAGATAAAAAACCTCCTTGTTGCCCTGTTCTTAATGTTACAGGACCTTGCAATCAAGAATTACATCAAGAAACGATTTCTAACAAACTAAATTGGACAAATCCAAATCTTTCATGTACTGACCATGACGCAATAGGATATCGTCTATATTATTATATTGATTCTAAAAAAGTATTGCTGACAGAAATAAATGATATAAATACATTAGAATACGAACATGTATTATCAGATATCATTCCCAACTGTTATGGAATCAGTGCTTTTGATTCATTAAACAATGAATGTCCAATAATTGATACAGTTTGTGTTCAGTATTGCCCTATCTATAAACTACCAAATACATTTACACCAAATCAAGATGGGTCAAATGACATTTTCAAACCATACCCTTTCCGCTTTGTAGATAAAATTGAATTTAAATTAATAAATCGTTGGGGAAAACAAGTTTTCGAAACCACTGATCCTAAAATAAACTGGGATGGAAAAGATGAATCCGGCAATCCCCTGCCAGATGGAGTATATTTTTATTCTTGTATAATTTATTATTCAGGATTTCAAACAAACTTAAAAACCAAGGACCAATTAACAGGATTTATTGAATTATTAAGAGGCAAACCTAATTAA
- the rfbD gene encoding dTDP-4-dehydrorhamnose reductase produces MKVLVTGAQGQLAQEIQHLASLYPEIKFEFFDKTEWDISDEKQTYKILSNAHADFVVNTAAYTKVDLAETNSEICNRINYEAPKMIAATCNGLKTRIIQISSDYVFFNSIHKALIETFPKNPNGVYATSKSKAEDVIMNYNPQNIIIRTSWLYSSFGHNFVKTMIRMANLGKPIQVVDDQIGSPTYAADLAEVIIKIILSPSKKIEGIYHYCNEGACSWYEFAQEIFSHLNLNVSLKAISTNEFGALAPRPAFSQLDCTKIKTELQIAIPSWKNSLHKCLDKITTTI; encoded by the coding sequence ATGAAAGTACTTGTTACGGGTGCCCAAGGTCAATTAGCTCAGGAAATACAACACCTCGCAAGTTTATATCCTGAAATCAAGTTTGAATTTTTTGATAAAACGGAATGGGATATTTCAGATGAAAAGCAGACTTACAAGATTTTAAGCAATGCTCATGCTGATTTTGTTGTAAATACTGCAGCTTATACCAAGGTTGATCTGGCAGAAACAAATTCTGAAATCTGTAACCGGATCAATTATGAAGCTCCGAAAATGATAGCCGCTACTTGTAATGGATTAAAAACCAGAATCATTCAAATTTCAAGTGATTATGTATTTTTCAATTCTATTCACAAAGCTTTAATTGAAACGTTTCCTAAGAATCCAAATGGTGTTTATGCTACTTCTAAAAGCAAGGCAGAAGATGTAATTATGAACTACAATCCCCAAAATATTATTATACGCACCTCCTGGCTGTACAGTAGTTTTGGTCATAATTTTGTTAAAACCATGATTCGTATGGCTAATTTGGGCAAACCCATTCAGGTTGTGGATGATCAAATAGGTTCACCAACCTATGCAGCTGATCTTGCGGAGGTAATTATAAAAATTATACTTTCCCCGTCTAAAAAAATTGAAGGAATATATCATTATTGCAATGAAGGCGCTTGTTCATGGTATGAATTTGCTCAGGAGATATTTTCACATTTAAACCTGAATGTTTCATTAAAAGCAATAAGTACAAATGAATTTGGAGCTTTGGCACCTCGCCCTGCATTTAGTCAACTGGATTGCACTAAGATCAAAACTGAATTACAAATTGCAATTCCAAGTTGGAAAAACAGTCTTCACAAATGCCTAGATAAAATCACAACGACGATATGA
- the rpoC gene encoding DNA-directed RNA polymerase subunit beta', translating to MSFKNKVTKQDQEFDKITISLSSPDDILERSFGEVLKPETINYRSYKPERDGLFCERIFGPVKDYECYCGKYKRIRYRGIVCDRCGVEVTEKKVRRERMGHIKLVVPVVHIWFFKSLPNKIGYLLGLSSKKLESIIYYERFVVIQPGLAAGNGSNLLDLITEEEYFEVLDSLPKENQLLDDKDPNKFIAKMGAEAIFELLIRLKLDDLSYDLRHQASNESSQQRKSEALKRLRVAEAFREGLNEKNNKPEWMIIQYLPVIPPELRPLVPLDGGRFASSDLNDLYRRVIIRNNRLKRLLEIKAPEVILRNEKRMLQEAVDSLFDNSRKSNAVKAEGGRALKSLSDILKGKQGRFRQNLLGKRVDYSGRSVIVVGPSLKLHECGLPKNMAAELFKPFVIRKLIERGVVKTVKSAKKLVDRKDPIIWDILENILKGHPVLLNRAPTLHRLSIQAFQPVLIEGKAIQLHPLVCGAFNADFDGDQMAVHVPLSNASILEAQLLMLASHNMLNPQDGSPITLPSQDMVLGLYYLTKERAIDKEQKIKTFYSKDEVVIAFNEKKIELHDPVQLKVLVENENLELENKMIRTTVGRVLLNEVVPNTVPFLNELLTKKNLKQIIGDIIVRTSFAVTAKFLDEIKDLGFYWAFKAGLSFNLGDLITPSIKQKTLDEAQREVEEIWDSYNMGLITNNERYNQIIDKWTYADNRVTDNLMKELAAHKGGFNSVYMMLHSGARGSKQQIKQLCGLRGLMAKPRKSGDTGSAIIENPILSNFQDGLSVLEYFISTHGARKGLADTALKTADAGYLTRRLVDVAQDVVISDEDCNTLRGIETTALVDNEKVIENLASRIVGRFSLHNILHPLTEDIILLAGEYIDDKTAQNIEKLGIESVTIRSVLTCEAKNGVCTKCYGKNLATGRITEEGDAVGIIAAQSIGEPGTQLTLRTFHVGGVAAVSKAESEIVAKFDGIIEYDGLKVSELVENNTKSTIVISRSGEIRILDIENNKILTSMHVPYGSFLFVKEKQKVNKGDLICNWDPFNALIISEFSGIIKYDSIEEGVTYRMERDDQTGYSEKVIIESKNKKKIPAISIVNAAGEELKNYSLPVGAYITIDDNSDISAGQKIGKIPRNVSKVSDITGGLPRVTELFEARNPSNPAVVSEIDGIVFYGKIKRGNREIFVEDERTAQRRKYLIGLSKHILVQEGDFVRAGTPLSDGTTAPRDIMMIKGLFAVQSYLVNGVQEVYRSQGININDKHIEVIVRQMMRWVQIEDPGDTTLLEGEPVDRWEFIEANDDIFDKKVVTEANDSTKLKAGQLVSIRQLRDENSFLKRNDKKLVEYRDATSATASPLLLGITRASLGTSSWISAASFQETTKVLSSAAMSAKSDDLSGLKENVIIGKKIPAGTGHRKYKDLLVRSANSKKNLVEAED from the coding sequence ATGTCATTTAAAAATAAAGTAACTAAGCAAGATCAGGAGTTTGATAAAATCACGATAAGTTTGAGTTCTCCGGATGATATTCTGGAGCGTTCATTCGGTGAAGTTTTGAAACCTGAAACGATCAACTATCGATCCTATAAACCTGAACGCGATGGTTTATTTTGTGAACGAATTTTTGGTCCGGTAAAGGACTACGAATGTTATTGCGGTAAATACAAACGCATTCGTTACCGCGGAATTGTTTGCGATCGTTGCGGTGTTGAAGTAACTGAGAAGAAAGTTCGACGCGAACGTATGGGTCACATTAAATTAGTGGTACCAGTAGTTCATATTTGGTTTTTTAAATCTCTGCCAAATAAGATCGGTTACCTATTAGGACTTTCATCTAAAAAACTTGAGTCAATCATTTATTATGAGCGATTTGTTGTAATCCAACCTGGATTGGCTGCAGGAAATGGTTCTAATCTTTTAGATTTAATTACCGAAGAAGAGTATTTTGAAGTTTTGGATTCACTTCCAAAAGAAAATCAATTGCTGGATGATAAAGATCCCAATAAGTTTATTGCCAAAATGGGAGCTGAAGCAATATTTGAATTGCTTATCAGATTAAAATTGGATGATTTATCCTATGACTTAAGACATCAAGCATCAAACGAATCTTCTCAACAAAGAAAATCTGAAGCATTAAAACGTTTACGGGTTGCAGAGGCATTCCGTGAAGGTTTGAATGAAAAAAATAACAAACCGGAATGGATGATTATCCAGTATCTCCCGGTGATTCCCCCTGAATTAAGACCCTTAGTTCCATTAGACGGAGGTCGTTTTGCAAGTTCAGATTTAAATGATTTATATCGAAGAGTAATTATCAGAAATAATCGATTGAAACGCTTGTTGGAGATTAAAGCTCCAGAAGTAATTCTTCGAAATGAAAAAAGGATGTTGCAGGAGGCGGTTGATTCTTTATTTGATAATTCAAGAAAATCAAATGCAGTAAAAGCCGAAGGAGGAAGAGCATTAAAATCCTTAAGTGATATTCTAAAAGGAAAGCAAGGTCGATTCCGTCAAAATCTTTTAGGTAAACGGGTTGATTATAGCGGTCGTTCTGTAATTGTTGTTGGTCCTTCTTTAAAATTGCATGAATGCGGTTTGCCTAAGAACATGGCTGCAGAATTATTTAAACCATTTGTAATTCGTAAATTAATTGAAAGGGGAGTTGTCAAAACGGTTAAATCTGCTAAGAAATTAGTGGATAGAAAAGATCCGATTATTTGGGATATTCTTGAAAATATATTGAAAGGTCATCCAGTCTTATTAAACCGGGCACCAACACTTCACAGATTATCTATTCAAGCATTTCAGCCAGTTTTAATTGAAGGAAAAGCGATTCAACTTCACCCGCTGGTTTGTGGTGCATTTAACGCGGATTTCGATGGTGACCAAATGGCAGTTCACGTACCATTAAGCAACGCTTCGATATTGGAAGCCCAATTATTGATGCTTGCAAGTCACAACATGCTTAATCCTCAGGATGGTTCTCCAATTACCCTTCCTTCACAGGACATGGTATTAGGACTGTATTACCTCACTAAGGAAAGAGCAATTGACAAAGAACAAAAAATTAAAACATTTTATAGTAAGGACGAAGTTGTTATTGCATTCAACGAAAAGAAAATTGAACTTCATGATCCTGTTCAATTAAAGGTATTAGTTGAAAATGAAAATCTTGAACTTGAAAACAAAATGATCCGTACTACGGTAGGGCGTGTTTTGTTGAATGAAGTGGTTCCAAATACAGTTCCTTTCTTAAATGAATTGCTTACAAAGAAAAACTTAAAACAAATTATTGGGGATATCATTGTCCGTACAAGTTTCGCAGTTACAGCAAAGTTTTTGGATGAAATAAAGGATCTTGGATTTTACTGGGCGTTTAAAGCAGGTCTTTCTTTTAATTTAGGAGACTTAATTACACCATCGATCAAGCAGAAAACTTTGGACGAAGCGCAACGCGAAGTTGAAGAAATCTGGGATAGTTATAACATGGGTTTAATTACCAATAACGAACGATACAATCAGATTATTGATAAATGGACCTATGCGGATAACCGGGTTACTGATAATTTGATGAAGGAATTAGCAGCACATAAGGGCGGATTTAATTCTGTTTACATGATGTTGCATTCTGGTGCCAGAGGATCTAAACAACAAATTAAACAGCTTTGTGGACTGAGAGGATTGATGGCAAAACCCAGAAAGTCAGGAGATACCGGAAGTGCTATTATTGAAAATCCGATTCTATCTAATTTCCAGGATGGTTTATCAGTATTGGAATATTTTATTTCAACTCACGGTGCGAGAAAAGGTTTGGCAGATACTGCCTTGAAAACAGCGGATGCCGGATACTTGACAAGAAGGTTGGTTGATGTTGCTCAGGATGTTGTAATATCAGATGAAGATTGCAATACTCTTCGTGGAATTGAAACTACAGCTTTGGTAGATAATGAAAAAGTAATCGAAAACCTGGCTTCAAGAATCGTGGGTCGATTTAGTTTGCATAATATTTTGCATCCATTGACAGAAGACATCATTTTATTGGCAGGTGAATACATCGATGACAAGACAGCTCAGAACATTGAAAAGTTAGGTATTGAATCGGTTACCATCCGTTCTGTATTAACATGTGAAGCTAAAAATGGAGTGTGTACTAAATGTTATGGTAAAAATTTAGCTACAGGCCGAATTACAGAAGAAGGCGATGCAGTAGGTATTATTGCAGCACAAAGTATTGGTGAGCCTGGAACCCAGTTAACACTGCGTACATTCCACGTGGGTGGTGTGGCTGCTGTATCTAAAGCAGAATCTGAAATCGTTGCAAAATTTGATGGAATCATTGAATACGACGGATTGAAAGTTTCTGAACTTGTTGAAAATAATACAAAAAGCACGATTGTAATATCAAGGTCAGGTGAAATCCGGATTTTGGATATCGAGAATAATAAAATCTTAACAAGTATGCACGTTCCTTATGGCTCGTTCTTATTTGTAAAGGAAAAGCAAAAAGTAAACAAAGGGGATTTGATATGTAATTGGGATCCATTTAATGCTTTAATCATTTCCGAATTTTCGGGAATAATTAAATATGATTCCATTGAAGAAGGAGTAACCTATCGTATGGAGCGCGATGACCAAACTGGTTATTCTGAAAAGGTTATTATTGAATCAAAAAACAAGAAAAAGATTCCAGCCATTTCAATTGTAAATGCAGCTGGAGAAGAATTAAAAAACTATTCATTGCCAGTGGGTGCATATATAACCATTGACGATAACAGTGATATCAGTGCTGGTCAGAAAATTGGTAAAATTCCAAGAAACGTAAGCAAAGTTTCGGATATCACGGGTGGTTTGCCAAGGGTAACAGAGTTATTTGAAGCAAGAAATCCTTCCAATCCGGCAGTAGTTAGTGAGATTGATGGAATTGTTTTTTATGGTAAAATCAAAAGAGGTAATCGCGAAATCTTTGTGGAAGATGAGCGCACCGCTCAACGCAGAAAATATTTAATTGGATTGTCAAAACATATCTTGGTTCAGGAAGGTGATTTTGTTAGAGCAGGTACTCCTTTATCTGATGGAACCACCGCCCCCCGGGATATCATGATGATTAAAGGCCTTTTTGCAGTTCAATCTTACTTGGTAAATGGTGTTCAAGAGGTGTATCGTTCACAAGGGATCAATATCAATGACAAACACATTGAAGTAATCGTCAGACAAATGATGCGATGGGTTCAAATTGAAGATCCAGGGGATACAACTTTATTGGAAGGTGAACCTGTAGATCGCTGGGAATTTATTGAAGCCAACGATGACATTTTTGATAAGAAGGTTGTAACAGAAGCTAATGATTCGACAAAATTGAAAGCAGGTCAATTGGTTTCTATTAGACAATTGCGAGATGAAAATTCATTTTTGAAACGGAATGATAAAAAATTAGTTGAGTATCGGGATGCAACTTCAGCAACTGCAAGTCCCTTGTTATTAGGTATCACCAGGGCTTCATTAGGTACCAGTAGTTGGATTTCTGCAGCTTCCTTCCAGGAGACCACAAAAGTATTGAGTTCAGCTGCAATGTCAGCAAAGAGCGATGACTTGTCTGGCTTAAAAGAAAATGTAATTATCGGAAAGAAAATTCCTGCAGGAACTGGACACAGAAAGTATAAAGACTTATTGGTTCGTTCGGCCAACAGCAAGAAAAATTTAGTAGAAGCAGAAGATTAG
- a CDS encoding riboflavin synthase has translation MFTGIIESLGRVKSIRTNKGNLMIEIASTISKSLKIDQSVAHDGVCLTVIKKFKSSHIVTAVNETLQKTNLSKLKVGGLINLERALHLNSRLDGHLVSGHVDCTSKLLKIKKLPGSTELEFELKKEFANLIISKGSITINGISLTVSKLKSKSFKVAIIPYTWDHTNLKYLEPGALANIEFDLIGKYILRSKQI, from the coding sequence ATGTTTACAGGAATCATTGAATCTCTAGGCCGTGTTAAATCAATACGAACCAATAAGGGCAATCTTATGATTGAAATAGCCAGTACTATTTCAAAGTCACTTAAAATCGATCAAAGTGTAGCCCATGATGGTGTGTGTCTTACCGTTATTAAAAAATTCAAATCAAGCCACATAGTAACTGCGGTAAATGAAACCTTACAAAAAACCAATTTATCTAAATTGAAAGTAGGTGGATTAATAAACCTGGAAAGAGCATTGCATCTAAACAGCAGATTAGATGGACATTTAGTTTCAGGACATGTAGATTGTACTTCAAAACTTTTAAAAATAAAGAAATTACCAGGAAGCACCGAGCTTGAATTCGAACTAAAAAAAGAGTTTGCGAATTTGATCATTTCTAAAGGCTCAATTACGATCAATGGAATTAGCTTAACGGTTTCTAAATTGAAAAGCAAGTCCTTTAAAGTAGCAATCATACCATATACCTGGGATCATACCAATTTAAAATATCTGGAACCGGGTGCACTTGCCAATATTGAATTTGATCTTATCGGCAAATATATACTTCGCTCCAAGCAAATTTAA